A genomic window from Rhizobium sp. 007 includes:
- a CDS encoding RsmB/NOP family class I SAM-dependent RNA methyltransferase, which yields MRLGGRLEGAISVLADIDQRKRPVADALKDWGLAHRFAGSGDRAAIGNIVYDALRMRLSHGFLMDDDSPLAIAYAVMFRQWGFTPEALAAELSDDRFAPPSLPDAALTAFQSRALSSAPVHVQGDIPEWVQSSFETAFGDSWLAEAQALASRPTLDLRANILKASREKAVKALERAGAHEAKIARYGIRIPAGEGASRLPNVTAELSFQKGWFEVQDEGSQIVADLVLPKDGEQVLDYCAGGGGKTLAMAAAMHNKGQIHAYDADRKRLAPIIERLKRAGTRNVQVHDDAKALSSLRARCDKVLVDAPCTGTGTWRRRPDTKWRLTAKNLDERTSQQQDALKQASAFVRPGGELIYVTCSMLPQENEQQVRRFAAENPAFSIESALAAWDELFDKNAPRPRSSDGETVTLTPASTDTDGFFFCRMQRKA from the coding sequence ATGCGTTTGGGCGGCCGCCTCGAGGGGGCGATTTCGGTTCTTGCTGATATCGATCAGCGCAAGAGACCTGTCGCCGACGCGCTGAAGGATTGGGGCCTTGCGCATCGTTTCGCCGGCTCCGGCGATCGCGCCGCAATCGGCAACATCGTTTACGATGCGCTGCGCATGCGGCTTTCACACGGGTTCCTGATGGACGACGACAGCCCGCTGGCGATCGCCTATGCCGTCATGTTCCGCCAGTGGGGTTTCACGCCGGAAGCGCTTGCCGCTGAACTCTCCGACGATAGGTTCGCGCCGCCTTCGCTGCCCGATGCAGCGCTTACAGCCTTCCAGAGCCGGGCTCTTTCCTCCGCGCCTGTCCACGTCCAAGGTGATATTCCCGAGTGGGTGCAAAGCTCCTTCGAGACGGCATTCGGCGACAGCTGGCTTGCCGAAGCACAGGCGCTCGCCTCCCGCCCGACGCTCGACCTGCGCGCCAACATTTTGAAGGCCAGCCGCGAAAAGGCGGTCAAAGCGCTTGAAAGAGCCGGTGCTCATGAAGCGAAGATCGCGCGATATGGCATCCGGATTCCCGCCGGCGAAGGCGCCTCACGGCTTCCGAACGTCACAGCCGAGCTTTCCTTTCAAAAAGGCTGGTTCGAAGTTCAGGACGAGGGGTCGCAGATCGTTGCCGATCTGGTGCTGCCGAAGGATGGAGAGCAGGTGCTCGACTATTGCGCCGGAGGCGGAGGCAAGACGCTTGCCATGGCGGCAGCGATGCACAACAAAGGCCAGATCCATGCCTATGACGCCGACCGCAAACGCCTTGCGCCGATCATCGAACGCCTGAAGCGCGCCGGTACGCGCAATGTTCAAGTGCATGACGATGCAAAGGCGCTTTCGAGCCTGCGCGCTCGCTGCGACAAGGTGCTAGTCGATGCCCCCTGCACGGGTACCGGCACGTGGCGCCGCCGCCCCGATACCAAATGGCGGCTGACGGCAAAGAACCTCGACGAGCGCACGAGCCAGCAACAGGATGCTTTGAAGCAGGCGAGCGCCTTCGTGCGCCCCGGCGGCGAGCTGATCTACGTCACCTGTTCCATGCTCCCGCAGGAGAATGAACAACAGGTCCGACGCTTCGCCGCGGAAAATCCGGCATTCTCCATCGAAAGCGCCCTGGCTGCCTGGGACGAGCTATTCGACAAGAATGCCCCGCGCCCGCGTTCGTCGGATGGTGAAACGGTTACGCTGACACCGGCATCGACTGATACGGACGGCTTCTTCTTCTGCCGGATGCAGCGTAAAGCTTAA